In one window of Thermodesulfobacteriota bacterium DNA:
- a CDS encoding lysylphosphatidylglycerol synthase transmembrane domain-containing protein, with protein sequence MKSVISTLVKVCVSGAIMYVLLRNLDLDALWKTFASVNPLSVAFVAFVFLSVQTIATYRWSVILRKDMTVPYSRLLSIYFIGLFFNNFLPTMVGGDLVKGYYLYKHSKKGDVALASIFMDRYAGFAALMCITALALVPGYPLIAGTGLPGFFVLLIGGFTFMSMVIWIGPLHSWAMRILDRVHFYGINRKIDTFYKVLMSYKRHHGILYRIFACSFVIQGGVIIGYYVLGSGLGMDVPVGYYFLFIPLTTAISMLPISLSGLGIREGAFIFLFTMIGASKEQAIALSLLWFATGVFVSIIGGVEYVRMGGRKAVEEGMARK encoded by the coding sequence ATGAAAAGCGTAATCTCGACACTGGTCAAGGTCTGCGTAAGCGGAGCGATAATGTATGTGCTCCTCCGGAACCTCGACCTTGACGCGCTCTGGAAGACATTTGCCTCGGTAAACCCGCTCTCCGTCGCCTTCGTGGCCTTTGTCTTCCTTTCGGTGCAGACCATAGCCACGTACAGGTGGTCGGTGATACTCAGGAAGGACATGACCGTCCCCTATTCAAGGCTCCTCTCCATCTATTTCATCGGCCTCTTCTTCAATAATTTCCTCCCGACAATGGTCGGCGGGGACCTCGTCAAGGGCTACTATCTCTACAAGCATTCGAAAAAGGGAGACGTCGCGCTCGCCTCTATATTCATGGACAGGTACGCGGGTTTCGCCGCGCTCATGTGCATAACGGCGCTGGCCCTCGTCCCCGGGTACCCGCTCATAGCCGGGACCGGACTTCCGGGCTTTTTCGTCCTCCTCATAGGCGGCTTCACCTTCATGAGCATGGTCATCTGGATAGGGCCGCTCCATTCCTGGGCCATGCGCATATTGGACAGGGTCCACTTCTACGGCATCAACAGGAAGATAGACACCTTCTACAAGGTGCTCATGAGCTATAAGAGGCATCACGGCATACTCTACCGGATATTCGCTTGCTCGTTCGTCATCCAGGGAGGGGTCATAATCGGCTACTATGTGCTCGGCTCAGGGCTGGGGATGGACGTGCCGGTGGGCTACTACTTCCTCTTCATCCCGCTCACGACAGCCATCTCCATGCTCCCTATTTCGCTATCAGGGCTCGGCATAAGGGAGGGCGCGTTCATATTCCTCTTCACGATGATAGGCGCCTCGAAGGAGCAGGCAATCGCTTTATCTCTACTCTGGTTCGCGACCGGCGTGTTCGTGAGCATCATAGGGGGGGTCGAGTACGTAAGGATGGGCGGCAGGAAGGCTGTCGAGGAAGGCATGGCCCGGAAGTGA
- a CDS encoding phosphatase PAP2 family protein — translation MDFITGLDIRLFRLMNTAWTSQALDPVMAYATEKLNFVGMMIVGAALVWILGRRRDFRGLFILPAAVLVGELMTTLFKFALMRPRPCQALEGVRLLVGCPSSYSLPSGHATAAFAAMVFLSARHRRFWPLFIVFAAFVAYTRPYAGVHYPADIAAGALLGTFIALAAIKAEERFFGGAAPDRGRDEKEDEDKEKYSE, via the coding sequence ATGGATTTTATCACGGGACTCGACATCCGCCTTTTCCGGCTCATGAACACCGCCTGGACCTCCCAGGCCCTAGACCCGGTCATGGCATACGCGACCGAGAAGCTCAACTTCGTCGGCATGATGATAGTGGGCGCGGCGCTTGTCTGGATACTGGGGAGGAGGCGCGATTTCCGCGGGCTTTTCATCCTTCCGGCTGCGGTTTTAGTCGGAGAGCTCATGACTACCCTTTTTAAGTTCGCCCTCATGAGGCCCAGGCCGTGCCAGGCGCTCGAAGGGGTCAGGCTTCTTGTCGGCTGTCCCTCCTCTTATTCGCTCCCTTCCGGGCACGCTACCGCCGCCTTTGCGGCGATGGTCTTTCTTTCGGCAAGGCACAGGAGGTTCTGGCCGCTTTTTATTGTTTTTGCCGCCTTTGTCGCGTACACGCGACCCTATGCGGGAGTGCATTACCCGGCCGATATCGCCGCCGGCGCGCTCCTCGGGACTTTTATAGCGCTCGCCGCAATCAAGGCGGAAGAGAGGTTTTTCGGGGGCGCGGCCCCCGACAGGGGCAGGGATGAAAAAGAGGATGAAGATAAAGAGAAGTATTCTGAATAG
- a CDS encoding glycosyltransferase family 9 protein, protein MKVLIIKLSSIGDVVHTLPALDALKKGFRAKGVKARIDWLVEEAASGVLKGHPSIDEVIIVRRGWARNLKDNLRTARRLRERRYDLALDFQGLLKSGAWVWLIAAKRRVGFSNSRELSHVFLNEKLPAYDPERHAVDRYLDLARHVVGVGGPLDAPAFTRGLGGAERSIKKKLAGKGAEGPFFVMAARARWATKLWDDDKFVGLARRIAEEKGLRPVLIGGPSDASGLSSMARAIGKGAVSLAGETDLKELAALMRLSRFVVTVDSGPMHIAAAAGARVIALFGPTAPWRTGPYGDGHIVIRKGIDCSPCFKRECRDPRCMTLISIDDVMEAVEKMCQSRKG, encoded by the coding sequence ATGAAGGTCCTCATAATCAAGCTATCGTCCATCGGGGACGTAGTGCACACGCTCCCGGCCCTTGACGCCCTAAAGAAGGGCTTCAGGGCAAAGGGCGTTAAGGCCAGGATAGACTGGCTCGTCGAGGAGGCCGCAAGCGGCGTCCTGAAGGGGCACCCCTCCATCGACGAGGTTATAATCGTAAGGCGCGGCTGGGCGCGGAACCTCAAGGATAACCTCCGGACCGCGAGGCGCTTGAGAGAGCGGCGCTACGACCTTGCGCTCGATTTCCAGGGGCTCCTTAAAAGCGGCGCATGGGTCTGGCTTATTGCCGCTAAAAGGAGGGTAGGCTTCTCCAATTCACGGGAGTTGAGCCATGTTTTTTTAAATGAAAAGCTCCCGGCCTACGACCCTGAAAGGCACGCGGTAGACAGGTACCTCGACCTCGCAAGGCATGTCGTTGGGGTGGGGGGGCCGTTGGACGCGCCCGCCTTTACCCGCGGCCTCGGGGGAGCGGAGAGGTCTATTAAGAAGAAGCTTGCCGGAAAGGGGGCGGAAGGCCCTTTTTTCGTGATGGCGGCCAGGGCGAGGTGGGCCACCAAGCTCTGGGACGACGATAAATTCGTCGGGCTTGCCCGTAGGATAGCGGAAGAGAAGGGACTACGGCCCGTGCTCATAGGCGGCCCTTCCGACGCGTCAGGTCTTTCATCAATGGCCCGGGCCATAGGGAAGGGCGCTGTAAGCCTTGCGGGCGAGACGGACCTGAAGGAGCTTGCGGCCCTTATGAGGCTATCCAGGTTCGTCGTGACCGTCGATTCCGGCCCCATGCACATAGCCGCAGCCGCGGGCGCGCGCGTTATCGCCCTTTTCGGGCCGACCGCGCCCTGGAGGACCGGGCCGTATGGAGACGGGCACATCGTAATACGGAAAGGCATCGATTGCAGCCCCTGCTTCAAAAGGGAGTGCAGGGACCCGAGGTGCATGACGCTTATTTCTATTGACGACGTAATGGAGGCGGTGGAAAAAATGTGCCAGTCGCGTAAAGGCTGA
- a CDS encoding HAD family hydrolase — translation MKKTAGAVFLDRDGTINEDVGYLSDPDGLILIEGATKAIRLFNERDLKVIVLSNQSGVGRGYYTDAQVHAVNRRLKDLLGREGAIIDGVYYCNHHPDIDCQCRKPLPGLVELAALEHEFDSKKAYMVGDKASDVGLARNIGAKGILVLTGKGAGELEGMEEAPDFIARDILEAAAWILADLERPPL, via the coding sequence ATGAAGAAAACAGCGGGGGCGGTCTTCCTCGACAGGGACGGCACCATAAACGAGGACGTGGGCTATCTTTCGGACCCGGACGGCCTTATCCTCATCGAGGGCGCGACAAAGGCCATAAGGCTCTTTAACGAGCGCGACCTTAAGGTGATAGTCTTGAGCAACCAGTCAGGCGTGGGAAGGGGCTATTATACCGACGCCCAGGTGCACGCCGTGAACCGGAGGCTCAAGGACCTCCTCGGCAGGGAAGGCGCGATAATCGACGGGGTATACTATTGCAACCACCACCCCGATATAGACTGCCAGTGCAGGAAGCCTTTGCCCGGCCTCGTGGAGCTCGCGGCGCTTGAGCACGAGTTCGATTCGAAGAAGGCCTACATGGTCGGAGACAAGGCCTCTGATGTCGGGCTTGCCAGGAACATAGGCGCTAAAGGCATACTCGTCCTTACGGGCAAGGGCGCGGGCGAGCTCGAGGGCATGGAAGAGGCCCCGGACTTCATAGCCAGGGACATCCTCGAAGCCGCGGCCTGGATCCTCGCAGACCTTGAACGGCCTCCCTTATGA
- the waaF gene encoding lipopolysaccharide heptosyltransferase II, protein MRREDGKKILVRVPNWIGDAVMCLPALEALKSLYPSSRITVLAKPKVIPVFENNPAISEILEFGSKKGGILEKLSVSSELKGRGFDTALLFQNAFEAAFISFLSRIPERVGYARDFRSAFLTKAVPVTREIKKRHQVYYYLNLVEALGRSVDKEIAPIPKLYISEEEAGWARGFLRDKGLSGRPLFGAAPGASYGPAKMWPPERFASVLKELSEARKGAALVFGGPDDKEACGALKRAYPRASDLSGELSLRQSMSLMSLLDAFITNDSGPMHISAALGVPTVAIFGSTDSVLTGPVGKKTAVVGKKMECSPCFKRECKFGHYVCLRAIDADEVLKAAKGLIA, encoded by the coding sequence ATGCGCAGGGAAGACGGAAAAAAGATCCTCGTAAGGGTGCCCAACTGGATAGGCGATGCGGTCATGTGCCTGCCGGCACTGGAGGCGCTGAAGAGCCTGTACCCTTCTTCGAGGATAACCGTACTCGCGAAACCCAAGGTAATACCGGTATTCGAGAATAACCCGGCCATTTCGGAAATACTTGAGTTCGGCTCGAAAAAAGGCGGCATACTCGAAAAGCTTAGCGTCTCCTCGGAGCTTAAGGGCAGGGGGTTTGATACGGCCCTTCTTTTTCAGAACGCCTTTGAGGCCGCCTTCATCTCCTTCCTCTCAAGGATACCCGAGCGGGTCGGCTACGCAAGGGACTTTAGGTCTGCCTTCCTCACGAAGGCGGTCCCGGTGACCCGGGAAATAAAGAAAAGGCACCAAGTATACTATTACCTTAACCTTGTCGAGGCGCTTGGGCGCTCGGTAGATAAAGAGATAGCGCCAATCCCGAAGCTCTATATAAGCGAGGAGGAGGCAGGCTGGGCAAGGGGGTTCCTGAGGGACAAAGGGCTTTCAGGCCGCCCTCTTTTCGGGGCCGCGCCGGGAGCGAGCTACGGCCCGGCAAAGATGTGGCCCCCGGAAAGGTTCGCCTCGGTCCTTAAAGAGCTTTCAGAGGCCCGGAAAGGCGCTGCCCTTGTCTTCGGCGGCCCGGACGACAAGGAGGCGTGCGGCGCGCTCAAGCGGGCGTATCCCCGGGCATCGGATTTGTCGGGAGAGCTGAGTCTCAGGCAGTCCATGTCGCTCATGTCGCTCCTCGACGCCTTTATCACGAACGACTCGGGGCCCATGCACATATCAGCCGCATTGGGCGTCCCGACAGTAGCCATATTCGGCTCGACCGATTCCGTCCTTACCGGGCCTGTAGGGAAAAAAACGGCAGTCGTCGGCAAGAAGATGGAATGCAGCCCCTGTTTTAAAAGGGAATGCAAATTCGGACACTACGTGTGCCTTAGGGCCATAGATGCGGACGAGGTCCTTAAGGCAGCCAAGGGCTTGATCGCATGA
- a CDS encoding cation-translocating P-type ATPase, whose amino-acid sequence MNWHLKEYEEVLGELRSAPQGLTQEEAARRLEEYGPNVLEEKKKRSVFAMFLDQFKDFMIIVLLAAAVVSGLIGEAADTIAIIVIVVLNAVIGFVQEYRAERAIAALKKMAAPSALVLRDGEPVAVPASMLVPGDIVILEAGNIVPADLRLIEAARLLSEEAALTGESAPVEKHTRALHEKDLPIGDRRNMAFSSTSVTHGRGRGVVAATGAETEIGRIASLLEEDAEIKTPLQKRLASFGQKLAIAVILISAAVFGIGMLRGEPALLMLLTAISLAVAAIPEALPAVVTISLALGAKRLVRQHALVRKLPAVETLGSITYICSDKTGTLTMNRMAVEEAFIGERLWKTGEKASGGASLEFMRAIALSNDAREGAEGIIGDPTEVALFSYAKEHGFEKKALEEEYPREDEIPFDPERKAMTTVHLLPDGRFMSITKGALEVLLERSVDMLTDDGRKPLDSARLAAGGERMAADGLRVLCVAKRDWASVPEELKAGEVETGLTILGLAGIMDPPRDEAREAIADCKSAGIKPVMITGDHPITARVIAKRLGLMEGDDAKSIMTGRELEKLPMDEFENRVEDIRVYARVAPEQKLKIVRALQDKGEFVAMTGDGVNDAPALKRADIGVAMGITGTDVAKESADMVLTDDNFATIVKSVRDGRRIFDNIRKFIKYTMTSNSGEIWTISLAPFFGLPIPLLPIHILWINLVTDGLPGLALAAERSEKDVMKRPPRHPKESIFAHGLGAHIIWVGLLMGGISILTQALSINTGAAPWQTMVFTVLCLSQIGHVLAIRSDTESLFTMGLFSNKPLLGAALLTFGLQMAVIYVPFLNPIFKTEPLTVLELAATLALSSVVFIAVEFEKLFKRRMRRG is encoded by the coding sequence ATGAACTGGCATCTTAAGGAATACGAGGAAGTCCTTGGCGAGCTACGCTCGGCCCCCCAGGGACTCACGCAGGAGGAGGCCGCCAGGAGGCTCGAAGAGTACGGGCCGAACGTCCTGGAAGAAAAAAAGAAGCGGTCCGTGTTCGCCATGTTCCTCGACCAGTTCAAGGACTTCATGATAATAGTCCTTCTCGCGGCTGCGGTCGTTTCGGGGCTCATAGGGGAGGCGGCCGACACCATCGCCATAATAGTCATAGTCGTACTGAACGCGGTCATAGGCTTTGTCCAGGAGTACAGGGCCGAAAGGGCGATAGCGGCGCTCAAGAAGATGGCCGCGCCCTCGGCGCTCGTCCTCCGGGACGGCGAGCCTGTCGCAGTCCCCGCCTCCATGCTCGTGCCCGGCGACATCGTCATTTTGGAGGCCGGGAACATCGTTCCGGCTGACTTGAGGCTAATCGAGGCTGCGCGGCTCCTCTCCGAGGAGGCCGCGCTCACGGGCGAATCGGCCCCGGTCGAAAAGCACACCCGCGCACTCCACGAAAAAGACCTCCCCATAGGCGACAGGAGGAACATGGCCTTCAGCAGTACCTCCGTGACCCACGGCAGGGGCAGAGGGGTCGTGGCCGCGACAGGCGCTGAGACCGAGATAGGGCGGATCGCCTCGCTCCTCGAGGAAGACGCGGAAATAAAGACCCCCCTTCAGAAAAGGCTGGCGAGCTTCGGGCAGAAGCTCGCCATTGCGGTTATCCTCATCTCCGCCGCAGTATTCGGAATAGGCATGCTCAGGGGGGAGCCTGCGCTCCTCATGCTACTTACGGCCATCTCCCTCGCGGTCGCCGCCATACCAGAGGCCCTTCCCGCTGTCGTTACCATCTCTCTGGCGCTGGGGGCCAAGAGGCTCGTGAGGCAGCACGCCCTCGTAAGGAAGCTCCCGGCTGTGGAAACGCTCGGCTCCATAACCTACATATGCTCGGATAAGACCGGGACGCTCACCATGAACAGGATGGCTGTCGAGGAGGCCTTCATAGGCGAGAGGCTCTGGAAAACCGGGGAGAAGGCCTCGGGAGGCGCATCTCTCGAATTCATGAGGGCCATCGCACTCAGTAACGACGCGCGCGAGGGCGCTGAAGGGATTATCGGCGACCCCACGGAAGTGGCGCTCTTCAGCTACGCGAAAGAGCACGGCTTCGAAAAAAAGGCGCTTGAGGAGGAGTACCCGCGGGAGGACGAGATACCCTTTGACCCTGAAAGAAAGGCCATGACGACCGTGCATCTCCTTCCGGACGGCCGCTTCATGAGCATCACAAAGGGCGCGCTCGAGGTGCTCCTCGAAAGGTCGGTGGACATGCTCACGGACGATGGCAGGAAGCCCCTCGACAGCGCCCGATTAGCCGCGGGCGGAGAGAGGATGGCGGCAGACGGCCTCCGCGTGCTTTGCGTGGCGAAAAGGGACTGGGCGAGCGTCCCCGAGGAGCTTAAGGCCGGAGAGGTGGAAACAGGGCTGACCATATTGGGGCTTGCCGGGATAATGGACCCTCCGAGGGACGAGGCCAGGGAGGCCATCGCCGACTGCAAGAGCGCCGGGATAAAGCCCGTGATGATAACGGGCGACCACCCGATAACCGCGCGTGTGATAGCGAAAAGGCTGGGCCTCATGGAAGGCGACGACGCCAAATCCATAATGACCGGCAGGGAGCTTGAAAAACTCCCCATGGACGAGTTCGAGAACCGGGTGGAGGATATAAGGGTCTACGCGCGCGTGGCTCCAGAACAGAAATTGAAAATAGTGCGGGCGCTCCAGGACAAGGGCGAGTTCGTGGCCATGACCGGAGACGGCGTCAACGACGCGCCTGCCCTCAAGAGGGCCGACATAGGCGTCGCAATGGGCATAACCGGCACCGACGTGGCAAAGGAATCCGCGGACATGGTATTGACCGACGACAACTTCGCGACCATCGTGAAATCGGTGAGGGACGGCAGGAGGATATTCGACAACATAAGGAAGTTCATAAAGTACACCATGACCAGCAACTCGGGCGAGATATGGACCATATCCCTCGCGCCCTTCTTCGGCCTGCCCATACCGCTCCTTCCCATACACATACTCTGGATAAACCTCGTTACGGACGGCCTCCCGGGGCTCGCGCTTGCTGCCGAGCGCTCGGAGAAGGACGTGATGAAAAGGCCGCCCAGGCACCCGAAGGAGAGCATCTTCGCGCACGGGCTCGGGGCGCACATCATCTGGGTCGGGCTCTTGATGGGCGGCATATCTATACTTACCCAGGCCCTGAGCATAAATACGGGCGCTGCCCCCTGGCAGACCATGGTATTTACGGTGCTGTGCCTCAGCCAGATAGGGCACGTCCTTGCGATCAGGTCTGATACCGAGTCGCTCTTCACTATGGGGCTTTTCTCGAACAAGCCCCTTCTCGGGGCCGCCCTTCTTACGTTCGGGCTGCAGATGGCCGTCATCTATGTGCCGTTCCTCAACCCGATATTCAAGACAGAGCCGCTTACGGTTCTCGAGCTTGCGGCAACGCTCGCGCTTTCGTCGGTGGTATTCATAGCGGTAGAGTTCGAGAAGCTCTTCAAGAGGCGTATGAGGCGGGGGTGA